A stretch of the Erpetoichthys calabaricus chromosome 3, fErpCal1.3, whole genome shotgun sequence genome encodes the following:
- the znf292b gene encoding zinc finger protein 292b isoform X2, translating to MADDEAEKDHSEDMSVAAAIEALQTQLHNLFGELKESREPPVQSASQYCQHFCQTLVEYADRWKISEDPLPLVEVYMIAILSFAEARHHLTSECESVGLVLERLVLSCVELLLSLPEQIPKPLWSKFQTVIKTSHSQLLENGNTELHMLSVIVQEEGVWSHPVLHNILSKETIETEKVKEFLQAEGPMLLNMRVKHLIKVNQLECAASLARACADYPEFGGKINFKQTYLVCLCAVLPQDQLMQQISEVDCKDALEMICNLESEGEEKSALALCTAFLTRQFLQEDMYCAWELTLFWSKLQQRVEPSTQVFLDCCRRLSQLSKTVYHIFFLIKVIQSEVEDGGLAACIELCIRALRMDSIKNTNIKATICKTIICLLPNDLEVRRACQLTEFLLEPTVESYYSVETLYNEPDQKLDVENLPVPNSLRCELLLVLKTQWPFDPEFWDWKTLKRHCLGLMGEEASIVCSIDELNDSEAFDHLDDEDGQKVLEQEFSGLVDCVFDAENAFDDLDDEKQKKKDFKKLKEKGFISARFRNWQAYMQYCVLCDKEFLGHRIVRHAQKHVKDGVYHCPICAESFNRKELFVPHVTSHVKQSCKERLAAMKSNRRKITSAKMPTSNIVSQKVKPSEKQENRPKKKNRLYSNDFVVFNDNDISEDEVKGKLSKIALAAHRAEYKEEYTCPVNDCKKGFKYFKNLVAHVKGHKNNEDAKRFLEMQSKKVVCQYCRRQFVSVTHLNDHLQMHCGVKPYICIQVNCKSSFSTNSELLIHRKEHTVFKAKCMFPNCGRIFYEAYMLYDHEAQHYNTFTCKSPDCGKIFHSQAKLDLHQEDHLMQTNNSTSEEHVVESEEKQSELPLASQITTATKQGLLSEPLSQATVMEATTTQLLEPSSVNLSQSLPLNLNPVDVDPTPEPNPNLLQPTSQAILSPTISQEISMCSPKNDFPLDGPIQAEHKAESGSSLPFEGIVSMPVNEILNNSALEPSAEIQAQQPVKQTEVYLNGLLANVRVTSTEAVASVTLLKNAEQVAVKTESLDTEKIIMKQHTETTGSVSHDAHFVPQAVKEEQKITFPPAANQGNPPVSGETQVKVKYNCTFDGCTRTYSCTRSVSKHMKAAHAEYYAALILARKNKKLAKASGAHPVSSEGRVFSVPSQMANDKLPICASEVGKLVNPLFSYQMGRLPTTVTMPSLSLKCESNQGHAPPSQAENPLNPGFFPQVETTTNQVLPLHKEMNVNPVLSINARGVGSNLSSSSILPLHKESPAKLLSLHLQTLTNQVLSQISATDPELSPQNSASDMLKCAQTALMNVVLASQTNTNPTLQTGIKNLIMFPQPEVDAKTDIPSHAKGTDHFILNEKPRSPFLASHLTDGSNVHSSSEMNSTAQPNHLEGEKRPVLLPLDCGVNPRERAQNESFCKVYSSNLVKTENPGNTSEVGSSPSTDLSHIRELNPDLANAIGAHSNPLLPSVVESVGQTLLPSCLESPKIPGLPEQLQASVNPLFMPQLDSNSFPILPSEAERGPQVQTLINCDFPSAAKSAQANAMSSLETDTGALKDEDTTLKVKRTKHNKRTKWPAIVKGGKYLCSRCFREFPSPKSLGGHLSKRSHCKPDNELPGEIHQDKASLLLNDLLNSSNSLNVHQLASQFNSNQSLALDTLPSRFLPDSESNGSCAELSEGDQQSEIIKQALETAGIKNIFETSSVLQQSFQSSPVNYQTETSIPESSVIQHTGKIKIKSENTNFLITQEIKNDINMRPCNEFLKQEQPVFSSDIFSDNLLTQMLAENNSISNINLDSNPLSQLLLADQTSKQKCDTESPATASIPQQNTVPNENLLTAITSLSQTFMPNQMPVHNSSQQSVNYCSPPNTNQKTIMVKQKIQALLFKTEDVNDKTTDATPVCTSAPNTNLQGNGHLEILGGSNPQMPGLKSQEIKFNNFSNYGVGQEMKQKNDSILQKPILEAPVSSSNYVLGSSHNLSTSTSQDITPDPINLPTSSFHVAQIDNEILDILRAFQKLSLETNSNATIIGTSTSVKQYNGVATSEQTDVLLPDSTVKTDLQSFESIIKPFVCESEGCPYSAMTKDALFKHYHKIHNYDEDKMNEIRKNQLKFAPFRCHICNKTFTRNSNLRAHCQAVHHLSQEEMVKLKIKRPYSRKPAHELPDTEPVQSTIVVQGQHVPVHPVESTFATQQLTASKSSEECLSDAHNQSTQASYFCLDSHNGHVPENIFNGRPDQSSKTLSTTKHDAFQQMSAQLPIQGRIVPEISVTESSVTTHGFPSETLQHTYRPQLEIVQPTISPLVGDLQPINRLPSETLQQHTLQPASGAQLPVLRPASGILQPLLRPTLETLQPLLRPASGTLQPLLKPASGTLQPLLRPASGTLQTTFRPMSGTLHPTFRPVSGALQPILRSTSGTLQPILQSTSGTLQPVIRALSTILQPSIKSPSATMQPNNTPLTATPHSSIWPPTGVLQSLSGLASGIPQSTISSPLAELQPSVTSQSSVLQPTISSQFITLQATISAAAITQPQSGMDSHGLLHQQLVNTRPLVEEFQQHPSTGSQDMTCQNPRIECQDVAPENPITGAQIVIPLQSSMVFQEMPPQQQLAQDHQPSMESQDGATQQQPRIVSQEGIHKWEPNTGSQEGIPEWQPSTASQVITAQQQQPSAVSQEVNPWPQPGTGSQEVNPWQQLTTGSEEVNPWQQPSTGSQENTLWQDTNTASQEGALWQEPSIKSEQVIPWDQPSKESQEATSQQQPTTETEETSTEQPPSTESHVVTPWQPSTTESQEVIPQQQPTTGYQKMTPQQQLTTESKEVTHWQQPTTGSQEVTPWQQPTTGSQEVTPRQQSMTGSQEVSPRQQPTTGSQEVTPQEQATTGSQELTPQQQSTTGSQEVTLPQECSTGSTKVSPPQQSTTGYQDITHQQHTCTGSQELSILQQPTTVYQEINSQLQPCTESKSLPPRKVSMDVQEGALQQHQSGCQNTPNQQPIIDSQTVVTPLQLTCLGSQKGSFYQPSAGSHEMAPQQHHLPNTEHQTGTLQQPSTVAQASLQGPYKVFPEMVQQPPLTLESSVQQQQHPVTAAPALQLQHQNPFTGLSVAPLQQQPTTGFLSAAFPQQPIIGSSATTPKQHTFGSPAAIVQQPIFGSPAAMLQPKMMSNAVFQPKIGLSALLQPTIRPQPKLQPAFQPKANLQPAGQMRSKLLSDSGSPTKIQSIGKAPTQLQANPIFQAMPQAKSIFQTGFQPGNSSGILRPSSFISPSKFQPTAGPKLQHSILAPAKLKHPILAPPKLNPNAISSSQGKPIIASSTMSQHTSSGLAGVPGLTAFGLPLTGEPSVQQNIPGQVLPDKSKQNISKPKMEKPKKTSKPEEKKQKTEFETSNSFSPYRPYRCVHQGCSAAFTIQPNLILHYKAVHQSDLPKFEQENEDELDELNDTELNQMRELRCQVKNCSRIFQEATSLFQHYTQLHEFNLEQAGNLMSSINLGRFQCDQPNCKVKFTVFWKYIGHLEMAHDVRKVLRNEAAGVFKCDCEGCDRVYATRSNLLRHLFRKHKESHKAHLIRPRKKLPGQEYASSIKNASKKLCVGGKNNNGKNVLLKKSKPKFPVIDEKKKKLIFDPKSEIILPLKTCDEALAMCIKKFPMQYPCMIKDCDSVVSSERNIIRHYKTHNLVEDFILQRRSQLVLCKKRLPPQAKKEYNECEETEKSEVGISDKEDFKDTCVETNETESCQASSQKDNAENLSNVLASDLAEETFPTKSILQNLEERQPVTDSSFLARSKRGRPIKKKHHEMQTITSQKCNEDLITPDMANDLSSSCSSSECASTSFLTPVKRPHCHKNTGLSTFRPMGFEASFLKFLEESAEKPKKKIKESEPDNVTPKEEKPPPPQNEKLMHEISSLHSDLHISSEDYENVIDFRNPLNLQSVNNVKIVMDDTFSDGAGLLLKQLQEMRPTVVLKKWLCS from the exons atttctgaagtagattGCAAGGACGCATTAGAAATGATCTGTAATCTTGAGTcggaaggagaagaaaagagtgCTTTAGCACTGTGTACAGCATTTCTAACCCGTCAGTTTTTACAAGAAGATATGTACTGTGCTTG ggagCTAACCTTGTTTTGGAGTAAACTACAGCAGAGAGTAGAACCCTCGACACAAGTCTTTCTTGACTGCTGCCGCCGATTGTCCCAGCTTTCTAAAACAGTTTAccacattttctttctgattaaaGTCATTCAGTCAGAG GTTGAAGACGGAGGACTTGCAGCATGTATTGAATTGTGCATTCGAGCCCTAAGAATGGATTctatcaaaaatacaaatataaaagcaACTATCTGTAAGACTATCATCTGCTTGTTACCTAATGACTTGGAAGTGAGGCGTGCTTGCCAACTTACAGAATTTCTTTTGGAGCCTACTGTTGAGTCCTACTATTCTGTTGAGACATTATACAATGAACCTGATCAGAAACTAGATGTTGAAAACCTTCCAGTGCCCAATTCACTACGCTGTGAGCTTTTGCTGGTATTAAAAACTCAGTGGCCTTTTGATCCAGAGTTTTGGGACTGGAAGACGCTGAAACGCCATTGTTTAGGCTTGATGGGTGAAGAAGCTTCTATTGTATGCTCCATAGATGAGCTCAATGACAGTGAGGCTTTTGATCATCTTGACGATGAAGATGGACAGAAAGTTCTGGAACAAGAGTTCAGTGGACTTGTGGACTGCGTTTTTGATGCAGAAAATGCTTTTGATGATTTAGATgacgaaaaacaaaaaaagaaggattttaaaaaattaaaagaaaaaggattTATATCTGCTAGATTTAGAAATTGGCAGGCTTACATGCAGTACTGTGTCCTGTGTGATAAAGAATTTCTTGGACACAGGATCGTAAGACATGCCCAGAAGCATGTTAAGGATGGGGTTTACCATTGCCCAATATGTGCTGAAAGTTTTAACAGGAAAGAACTGTTTGTCCCACATGTAACATCCCATGTAAAACAGTCTTGCAAGGAAAGACTTGCTGCCATGAAATCTAATAGAAGGAAAATTACATCAGCTAAAATGCCTACTTCTAATATTGTCAGTCAAAAAGTTAAACCTAGTGAAAAGCAAGAAAACAggccaaagaagaaaaacagactaTATTCAAATGATTTTGTAGTTTTCAATGATAATGATATCTCAGAAGATGAAGTCAAAGGAAAACTGTCAAAAATTGCGCTTGCAGCACACAGAGCAGAATACAAAGAGGAATATACGTGCCCTGTTAATGACTGTAAAAAGGgcttcaaatatttcaaaaatttagTAGCTCATGTGAAAGGACATAAAAACAATGAAGATGCTAAACGGTTCCTTGAGATGCAGAGTAAGAAAGTAGTTTGTCAGTACTGCCGTCGCCAGTTTGTCAGTGTCACCCACCTCAACGATCATTTACAAATGCACTGTGGTGTAAAGCCCTATATCTGCATACAGGTAAATTGCAAGTCCAGCTTCTCTACTAACTCTGAATTACTAATACACAGGAAAGAACATACAGTATTCAAAGCAAAATGCATGTTTCCAAACTGTGGAAGAATTTTTTATGAAGCCTATATGCTATATGACCACGAAGCTCAGCATTACAATACATTCACTTGCAAAAGTCCAGattgtggaaaaatatttcaTTCCCAAGCAAAACTGGATCTGCACCAGGAAGATCATCTAATGCAAACAAATAATTCAACTTCTGAAGAGCATGTCGTAGAATCAGAAGAAAAGCAAAGTGAGTTACCACTAGCAAGCCAGATAACTACAGCTACTAAACAAGGTCTGCTGTCAGAACCCCTTAGTCAAGCTACAGTAATGGAAGCTACTACCACTCAGCTACTTGAGCCAAGCTCAGTGAACTTAAGTCAGTCATTACCACTCAATTTGAACCCAGTGGATGTTGACCCCACACCAGAGCCAAATCCGAATTTATTACAACCAACTAGTCAAGCTATATTAAGTCCAACCATTTCTCAAGAGATAAGCATGTGCTCTCCTAAAAACGATTTTCCTCTGGATGGCCCAATTCAGGCAGAACACAAAGCAGAGTCAGGAAGTAGCTTACCTTTTGAGGGTATTGTAAGCATGCCAGtcaatgaaattttaaataattcagcACTTGAACCATCAGCTGAAATTCAGGCACAACAGCCAGTTAAACAGACCGAAGTTTATCTAAATGGTCTTTTAGCAAATGTTAGGGTCACCTCAACTGAAGCAGTAGCTTCAGTCACACTGTTAAAAAATGCTGAACAGGTTGCCGTTAAAACTGAATCTCTGgatactgaaaaaataattatgaagCAGCATACAGAAACAACTGGCAGTGTTTCGCATGATGCACATTTTGTACCTCAGGCAGTGAAAGAGGAACAAAAGATTACATTTCCACCAGCAGCAAATCAAGGCAATCCCCCTGTATCTGGAGagactcaagtaaaagtaaaatacaacTGTACCTTTGATGGATGCACTCGGACATACAGTTGTACCAGAAGTGTTAGCAAACACATGAAGGCAGCACATGCTGAATACTATGCTGCTCTGATATTAGCTCGAAAAAACAAAAAGCTTGCAAAAGCATCTGGTGCACACCCTGTTTCTAGTGAAGGCCGTGTTTTTTCAGTACCTTCTCAAATGGCCAATGATAAGCTACCTATCTGTGCATCAGAAGTTGGTAAATTGGTTAACCCACTTTTCTCATACCAAATGGGAAGGCTTCCAACTACAGTGACTATGCCATCTTTGTCATTAAAATGTGAGAGCAATCAAGGTCATGCGCCACCAAGTCAAGCTGAGAATCCTTTAAATCCTGGCTTTTTTCCACAAGTTGAAACCACTACAAATCAGGTACTGCCTTTGCATAAGGAGATGAATGTAAATCCTGTCCTGTCTATAAATGCTAGAGGAGTTGGTTCTAACTTGTCTTCCAGCTCTATTCTGCCTTTGCATAAAGAAAGTCCTGCAAAATTATTATCTCTGCATTTGCAAACACTGACTAATCAAGTTTTGTCACAAATCAGTGCCACAGATCCTGAACTGTCTCCACAAAACTCTGCCTCAGATATGCTAAAATGTGCTCAGACTGCACTGATGAATGTAGTTTTAGCATCACAGACTAACACAAACCCAACTTTGCAAACAGGAATAAAAAATCTGATTATGTTTCCACAGCCAGAAGTAGATGCAAAGACTGATATTCCTTCACATGCAAAAGGAACtgatcatttcattttaaatgaaaaacctAGAAGTCCATTTCTGGCATCTCATTTAACTGATGGCTCAAATGTACATTCATCTTCTGAAATGAATAGCACTGCACAGCCAAACCATTTAGAAGGTGAAAAGAGGCCGGTGCttttgcctttggactgtggggtaAATCCAAGAGAGCGTGCGCAAAATGAAAGCTTTTGTAAAGTTTATTCATCAAATTTAGTAAAGACTGAAAATCCAGGGAACACTTCTGAAGTGGGCAGTTCTCCTAGTACAGATTTATCTCACATACGTGAACTAAATCCTGATTTAGCCAATGCTATAGGAGCCCACAGTAATCCATTGCTACCATCTGTGGTAGAGAGTGTTGGACAGACATTATTGCCATCCTGTCTTGAGAGTCCAAAGATTCCAGGGTTACCAGAGCAGCTACAGGCTTCTGTGAATCCACTATTTATGCCACAGCTTGATTCAAACTCATTTCCCATCTTACCCTCTGAGGCTGAACGAGGCCCACAAGTTCAAACCCTCATTAATTGTGACTTTCCTTCTGCAGCTAAATCTGCTCAGGCAAATGCCATGAGTTCTCTTGAAACTGATACAGGTGCATTGAAAGATGAAGATACCACTCTTAAAGTTAAGAGAACTAAacacaataaaagaacaaaatggcCAGCTATAGTGAAAGGAGGCAAATATCTGTGTAGCCGTTGTTTCAGAGAATTCCCAAGTCCTAAGTCTTTAGGTGGGCATTTATCTAAGAGGTCTCATTGCAAACCAGATAATGAGCTTCCTGGAGAAATTCACCAAGACAAAGCATCTTTACTTCTCAATGATTTACTAAATTCATCAAATTCTTTAAATGTACATCAGCTAGCTTCCCAATTTAATTCTAACCAGTCATTAGCATTAGATACCCTTCCATCAAGGTTTTTACCCGACTCAGAAAGTAATGGGTCATGTGCTGAACTAAGTGAAGGAGATCAACAAAGTGAGATTATTAAACAAGCTTTGGAAACTGCAGGCATTAAGAACATATTTGAAACATCATCAGTCCTGCAGCAATCATTCCAATCTTCCCCTGTAAACTATCAAACAGAAACAAGTATCCCTGAAAGTTCAGTTATACAAcacactggaaaaataaaaataaaatctgagaacACAAACTTTCTCATAActcaagaaattaaaaatgatataaacatGCGCCCATGTAATGAATTTTTAAAGCAGGAACAGCCAGTGTTTTCTTCAGATATCTTTTCTGATAACCTATTAACTCAGATGTTGGCAGAAAATAATTCAATAAGTAATATTAACTTGGATTCAAACCCATTAAGCCAGTTGCTGCTTGCTGATCAGACGAGTAAACAAAAGTGTGATACTGAGTCTCCAGCCACAGCCAGCATTCCTCAACAGAACACTGTGCCAAATGAAAATTTACTTACTGCAATAACCAGTCTTTCACAGACATTTATGCCAAACCAAATGCCTGTGCATAATTCTTCACAGCAATCAGTAAATTATTGCAGTCCACCtaataccaatcagaaaacaattaTGGTCAAGCAAAAAATTCAGGCTCTGTTATTTAAAACTGAAGATGTGAATGACAAGACAACTGATGCCACACCAGTATGTACTAGTGCACCTAATACTAATCTGCAGGGAAATGGCCATCTTGAAATTTTAGGTGGTAGTAATCCCCAAATGCCAGGACTAAAAAGCCAAGAGattaaatttaataatttctCAAATTACGGTGTGGGTCAAGAAATGAAACAGAAGAATGATTCCATTTTGCAAAAACCTATTTTGGAGGCACCAGTGAGTAGCTCTAATTATGTGCTCGGTTCCTCCCATAACTTGAGCACATCAACATCACAGGATATTACACCTGATCCTATAAATTTGCCGACCAGTAGTTTTCATGTCGCACAAATAGACAATGAAATACTAGACATACTAAGAGCATTTCAGAAGCTAAGTCTTGAGACAAATAGCAATGCCACCATTATTGGCACTTCCACTAGTGTGAAACAATATAATGGAGTAGCAACAAGTGAGCAAACAGATGTGCTGCTGCCTGACTCCACTGTCAAAACTGATTTGCAGTCCTTTGAAAGCATTATTAAGCCTTTTGTTTGTGAAAGTGAAGGTTGTCCTTACAGTGCAATGACTAAGGATGCTTTGTTTAAGCACTACCATAAAATACACAATTATGATGAAGACAAGATGAATGAAATCAGGAAAAACCAGCTGAAGTTTGCTCCATTTCGCTGCCACATTTGTAATAAGACATTCACTAGGAACTCTAATCTTAGAGCCCATTGTCAGGCAGTGCATCACTTGTCACAGGAGGAAATGGTCAAGTTGAAAATAAAGAGACCATATAGTAGAAAACCTGCTCATGAGCTACCTGATACAGAGCCAGTACAGAGCACAATTGTTGTACAAGGGCAGCATGTTCCTGTCCATCCTGTTGAAAGCACATTTGCCACTCAACAATTGACTGCCAGTAAAAGTTCAGAAGAGTGTTTATCTGATGCACATAATCAGTCTACACAAGCATCTTACTTCTGTCTTGATTCACACAATGGACATGTTCCTGAAAACATATTTAATGGTAGACCTGACCAGTCTTCTAAGACACTGTCTACAACGAAACATGATGCATTTCAACAGATGTCTGCTCAGCTGCCAATACAAGGACGGATAGTACCAGAAATTTCTGTAACTGAATCATCTGTTACCACACACGGGTTTCCATCAGAAACATTGCAACATACATATAGACCCCAGCTGGAAATCGTGCAGCCCACCATTTCACCGTTGGTTGGAGATTTGCAGCCCATAAACAGGCTTCCATCTGAAACACTGCAGCAGCACACCCTTCAGCCTGCTTCCGGTGCACAGCTGCCCGTCCTTAGACCAGCATCAGGAATCCTGCAGCCCCTCCTCAGGCCCACGTTGGAAACGCTGCAGCCCCTCCTCAGGCCTGCATCTGGAACACTGCAGCCCCTCCTCAAGCCTGCATCTGGAACACTGCAGCCCCTCCTCAGGCCTGCATCCGGAACACTGCAGACCACCTTCAGGCCCATGTCGGGTACACTACATCCCACTTTCAGGCCTGTGTCAGGAGCCCTGCAACCAATCCTCAGGTCCACCTCAGGAACACTGCAACCCATCCTTCAATCTACATCAGGAACCCTGCAGCCTGTTATCAGAGCTTTGTCTACTATACTGCAACCTTCCATCAAGTCTCCTTCAGCAACCATGCAGCCAAACAACACACCTCTTACAGCAACACCACATTCTTCCATCTGGCCTCCTACGGGAGTGTTGCAGTCCCTTAGTGGCCTTGCTTCAGGAATTCCACAGTCAACCATCAGCTCCCCATTGGCTGAGCTGCAACCATCTGTTACTTCTCAGTCATCAGTGCTGCAGCCTACCATTAGCTCCCAGTTCATAACATTGCAGGCCACAATCAGTGCTGCAGCAATAACACAGCCACAGTCTGGTATGGACTCCCATGGCCTGCTGCATCAGCAATTGGTTAACACTAGGCCCTTAGTGGAGGAGTTTCAACAGCATCCCTCTACTGGATCCCAAGATATGACATGTCAGAATCCCAGGATAGAATGCCAAGACGTGGCACCTGAAAATCCCATCACAGGAGCCCAGATTGTTATTCCTCTACAGTCCAGCATGGTATTCCAGGAGATGCCACCTCAGCAGCAGCTAGCACAGGATCACCAGCCCAGTATGGAGTCCCAAGATGGTGCTACTCAGCAGCAGCCTAGGATAGTGTCTCAAGAGGGTATTCACAAGTGGGAGCCTAACACGGGGTCTCAAGAGGGTATCCCTGAATGGCAGCCCAGCACAGCTTCTCAAGTGATTACTGCTCAGCAGCAGCAGCCCAGTGCCGTCTCTCAAGAGGTTAACCCTTGGCCGCAGCCCGGCACAGGATCTCAAGAGGTTAATCCTTGGCAGCAACTCACCACAGGGTCTGAAGAAGTTAACCCTTGGCAACAGCCAAGTACAGGTTCTCAAGAGAATACATTGTGGCAGGATACCAACACAGCATCTCAAGAGGGTGCACTTTGGCAGGAGCCCAGCATAAAGTCTGAACAG GTTATCCCTTGGGATCAACCCAGCAAAGAATCTCAAGAAGCCACTTCTCAGCAGCAGCCCACCACCGAGACTGAAGAGACCTCTACTGAGCAACCGCCCTCCACTGAGTCTCATGTGGTCACCCCTTGGCAGCCATCCACCACCGAATCACAAGAGGTCATCCCTCAGcagcagcccaccacagggtatcAAAAGATGACCCCTCAGCAGCAGCTCACCACAGAGTCTAAAGAGGTCACCCATTGGcaacagcccaccacagggtctCAAGAGGTCACCCCTTGGCAGCAACCCACCACAGGGTCTCAAGAGGTCACCCCTCGGCAGCAGTCCATGACAGGGTCTCAAGAGGTCAGCCCTCGGCAGCAACCCACCACAGGGTCTCAAGAG GTCACCCCTCAGGAGCAGGCCACCACAGGGTCTCAAGAGCTCACCCCACAGCAGCAGTCCACCACAGGGTCTCAAGAAGTTACCCTTCCACAGGAATGCAGCACAGGATCTACAAAAGTTAGCCCTCCACAACAGTCCACCACAGGGTACCAAGATATTACCCATCAGCAGCACACTTGCACAGGATCTCAAGAGCTTTCCATTCTACAACAGCCCACCACAGTGTACCAAGAGATTAACTCTCAGCTGCAGCCCTGCACAGAGTCTAAATCACTTCCCCCTCGGAAGGTCAGCATGGATGTGCAGGAGGGTGCACTGCAGCAGCATCAAAGTGGATGCCAAAACACTCCAAATCAGCAACCCATAATAGACTCCCAAACAGTAGTAACTCCATTGCAGCTGACATGCCTGGGATCCCAAAAAGGGTCATTTTACCAGCCAAGCGCAGGGTCACATGAGATGGCTCCTCAGCAGCATCATTTGCCCAACACAGAGCATCAAACAGGAACACTTCAGCAGCCCAGTACAGTGGCCCAGGCTTCTCTTCAGGGTCCCTATAAAGTATTTCCTGAAATGGTACAGCAGCCTCCACTCACTTTAGAGTCCTCGGTCCAGCAGCAGCAACATCCTGTTACAGCAGCTCCAGCACTACAGTTGCAACATCAAAATCCTTTCACAGGTCtttctgttgcacctctacaacAGCAGCCTACTACAGGTTTTCTGTCAGCTGCATTTCCTCAGCAGCCTATCATTGGATCCTCAGCAACAACTCCGAAGCAGCATACTTTTGGGTCCCCTGCAGCAATAGTGCAACAGCCCATCTTTGGATCCCCTGCTGCAATGCTGCAACCAAAAATGATGTCCAATGCAGTGTTTCAGCCCAAAATTGGATTGAGTGCTCTGCTACAACCAACAATAAGACCTCAACCAAAGTTACAGCCAGCTTTCCAGCCAAAAGCTAATCTCCAGCCCGCTGGCCAGATGAGGTCAAAGCTACTATCAGACAGTGGGTCTCCAACAAAGATTCAATCCATTGGGAAGGCACCCACCCAGCTCCAAGCAAACCCTATATTTCAAGCAATGCCACAGGCTAAGAGCATTTTCCAAACAGGATTTCAGCCAGGCAACAGCTCTGGGATACTGAGACCATCTAGCTTTATATCCCCATCAAAATTTCAACCTACTGCTGGGCCAAAGCTACAACATAGCATTTTGGCCCCAGCTAAGCTAAAGCACCCAATTTTGGCCCCCCCTAAGTTGAATCCCAATGCCATTTCTTCATCTCAGGGGAAGCCTATTATTGCATCCTCTACAATGTCACAGCACACTTCAAGTGGCCTTGCAGGTGTACCTGGGCTCACTGCTTTTGGGCTTCCTTTAACCGGAGAACCTTCAGTCCAACAGAATATACCTGGACAAGTTCTCCCTGACAAATCCAAACAAAATATCTCAAAACCAAAAATGgaaaaaccaaaaaagacatcaaaaccagaggaaaaaaagcagaaaacagaATTTGAAACCTCTAACAGCTTTAGTCCCTATAGGCCATACCGCTGTGTTCACCAGGGTTGTTCAGCTGCTTTCACAATACAGCCCAATTTAATATTACACTATAAAGCTGTACATCAGTCAGACCTACCAAAGTTTGAACAGGAAAATGAAGATGAACTAGATGAGTTAAATGACACAGAGTTGAATCAGATGCGAGAGTTGAGGTGCCAAGTGAAGAATTGTTCTAGAATTTTTCAAGAAGCAACCAGTCTTTTCCAGCATTACACTCAGCTTCATGAGTTTAACTTGGAGCAAGCTGGGAATCTTATGTCCAGTATAAACTTGGGAAGATTCCAGTGTGATCAGCCTAATTGCAAAGTGAAGTTTACAGTCTTCTGGAAATATATTGGTCATCTTGAAATGGCTCATGATGTACGAAAAGTTTTGCGAAATGAGGCAGCAGGAGTATTTAAGTGTGACTGTGAAGGCTGTGATCGTGTATATGCAACAAGATCAAACCTCTTGCGACATCTTTTTCGAAAGCATAAGGAGAGTCATAAGGCACATTTAATTAGACCACGCAAAAAATTACCAGGCCAGGAATATGCATCATCCATCAAAAATGCATCAAAAAAGCTATGTGTtggaggaaaaaataataatggaaaaaatgtacTGCTTAAGAAATCAAAACCTAAATTTCCTGTTatagatgaaaaaaagaaaaagctaatcTTTGACCCAAAAAGTGAAATAATTCTTCCTTTGAAGACATGTGATGAGGCTTTGGCAATGTGTATAAAAAAATTTCCAATGCAATATCCTTGCATGATAAAAGACTGTGATTCTGTTGTTAGCAGTGAGCGTAATATTATTAGACACTACAAAACTCACAACCTGGTTGAAGATTTTATACTACAACGAAGAAGTCAGCTCGTCCTGTGTAAGAAGCGTTTGCCTCCACAAGCAAAGAAAGAATATAATGAATGTGAAGAAACTGAAAAATCAGAGGTAGGCATCTCAGACAAAGAAGACTTCAAAGACACTTGTGTTGAAACAAATGAAACTGAAAGCTGTCAAGCTTCCTCTCAGAAAGACAATGCTGAAAATCTGTCAAATGTTTTAGCTTCAGATTTGGCAGAAGAGACTTTTCCAACCAAATCTATTTTACAAAACCTTGAAGAGAGACAGCCTGTGACAGATTCGAGTTTTTTAGCCAGgagtaaaagaggaaggccaataaaaaaaaaacaccatgaaATGCAGACAATCACTAGTCAGAAATGCAATGAGGATTTAATTACACCTGATATGGCGAATGATTTAAGTAGCTCTTGCAGCAGCTCTGAATGTGCAAGTACGTCTTTTTTAACTCCGGTAAAACGGCCACATTGTCATAAAAATACTGGTTTGAGTACTTTTAGGCCTATGGGTTTTGAAGCATCTTTCCTAAAGTTTTTGGAAGAATCTGCAGAGaagcccaaaaaaaaaattaaagaatctgAACCAGATAATGTTACGCCAAAAGAAGAGAAACCTCCACCCCctcaaaatgaaaaattgatGCATGAAATCTCCAGTTTGCACTCAGATTTGCACATTAGCAGTGAAGATTATGAAAATGTTATTGACTTCAGGAACCCATTAAACCTCCAGTCAGTCAATAATGTAAAAATTGTAATGGACGATACATTTTCTGATGGTGCTGGTCTTTTGCTTAAGCAGCTTCAAGAGATGCGTCCCACGGTTGTGCTAAAGAAATGGCTGTGTAGTTAA